AGAATAGTTGAAATAAAAGATTTAAAAATTCCTTTTGATTTAAATGGCCTTTTTAAAATTTTTTATTATGGAAATAATATATTTAAAGAAATTTCATTTTATGATATTGAAACGGGGAATTTTAACAAAGATATCTTTAAAAATAAAATTGTGATTATTGGGTACACAGCAACTGCTAAAGGATTGTATGACCTTAGAATAACTCCATTTTCAAACAATACTCCTGGAGTTTATATTCATGCAACTGCTATTCAAAATATGCTATCAGGTGATACTTTAATTAGAGCATCAACTTGGTTGAGGTTATTATTTACTACATTAGCAATTATTTATGTTCTTTTGTTTTCAAGGTCAAAAAATATAAAAGTAAATATTTTGGCTCTTCTTTCTGTACCATTAATTTTTCTAGTTTCATATATGTTATTCTTAAATCAAGTGTATCTAGATAGCTTTTTTCCGGTAGTTTCTTGTATTATTTTAAGTACTACAAATATTTCAAAGAATCTTATTCAAGAGAATAAAGAAAAAAAGAAAATCAAAGAATATCTATATAGATATGTTCCAGATAATGTAGCTGATTATTTGATAAAAAGTGGAAAGTTAACACTTGGTGGAGAAACAAGAAATATTGTTGTACTTTTTTCAGACATAAAAGGCTTTACAAGCCTTTCTGAAAAACTTGATGCAAAAGAATTAGTTGAGTTGTTAAATAGTTATTTAACCAGAATGAGTGACATAATAAAAAATAAATATAATGGAACAATTGATAAATTTGTTGGAGATGCCATAATGGCTGTTTTTGGTGCACCAATTAGTTTTGAGGATGATATTGAAAGGGCTTTAAAATGTGCACTTGAGATGAGACAAGAATTAAGAAAATTTAACAGTGAGAATAATATGAATTTGGATAGCGGTATAGGAATTCATTTTGGTCCAGCAATTGTAGGTAACATTGGAGCACCTTTTAGAATGGATTATACAAGCATAGGAGATACTGTTAATACTTGTTCAAGGATAGAACACTTAACGCGAGAACTGCCAGCAAATGTAATTGTTTCTGAAAGTGTTTACAAACTTGCAAAAGAAAAATTTGAGTTTATTTTTCTTGGAGAATATCGTGTTAAAGGGAAGAGCATGCCGTTAAAATTATATGAATTAAAGGGTGAGAAGAATGTTTGAGTTTAAGAACTTGGTTGTAGACAGTTTTGGAAAAGCAGGAAAAAAAGTTATTTTAAAACTTGATATAAAAGATCATACTATAGAAATATATGATGCACTACCTGATTATGAAACACTTTATTTTATAGCAAATTTTTTTGAAATTTTTGATCCAAAATTTTCAGAAAATATAATTTCGAAAATAATAAATTCAAACAATTTAGATGATGTTCTAAATGCTATGAAAAAGGTATGGGATCTTGACGATGTATTATATGACGAAAATAATTTTGAAATTGAATTTAGTAATAATACATTTTACTTTCCAATATATAGTAAAACTGCCGGTAGGCTTGGAACTATTATTTTAAAAGGAAATTTAAGTTCTGAGTTTATTCTAAACTTTCTTGCAATTTCTGATGCTATAACTTCCATATTAGAAGGTTTTATATTAAAGATGAGAGTTTCTGAACTTTTATATAGTACTTTAGAAGCTTTATCAAAAGCACTCACTAAGAAGATAAACGTTGATGAAAAATTGCAGAAAGAGATAGAAAATAAAATAATAGCCATTGGCGAAAAATTTAATATTCCAAAAGATATATTGAAGATTGCAAGTAAAATTTATGATTTAGGGAAAATAGGTGTGCCTGATTATGTATTTTCTAAAAAGGAACTTAGTAAAGAAGATTTAGAAATTTTAAATAAACATGTGGAATACGGGTATGAAATATTAAGTAAGATAGAAGATATTCCAGATCAAATATTAAAAGCAGTTTTGTATCATCATGAAAAGAAGGATGGAAGTGGCCCATTAAAAGTTAAAAATGTTCCACTATTAGCCCAAATTATTGGAATAGTTTTGGAAGTTGTTGAAAATAAAACTCCAATTGATGCTTTGCAAGGGAAATACGATGAAAAGCTCATTGAGGAGATGAAAAAGAATGGATAGGTTTATACATTTGTTTCTTGGACATCTTGTTGGAGACTATGTACTTCAAAATAAATTTATAGCATCTTACAAGCAAAAAAAATTAAAAGTTCTTTTGATGCACATAATTTTAATTTTCTTTAGTCAGGTTGCTTTTTTTGCGGGAAAAGACTTTAATATTAATTCAATATACATAATTTCTTTTGTAACACTTTCTCATTTTTTTATTGACTTTTTTAAATACAAAAATAATAATAAGCCATTTTTTAAGAGTCCAAAATACTATTTGATAGATCAATTGATGCATATTTTTACACTTTTTCTAGCTTCTATTTTTTCAACTCAAACCTTTTTTTATATTCCAAATAAACTTGCAGTAATTTTAATTTCTGCTATTTTTAATGCCTATTTTCTTGGAATTTACACTTTTATTCTAAAAAATAATGTTGGTGAATATAAGCGTGATTTTGTAGGCTACATTGTTAGAGGACTTTGCCCTATCTTTTATATTTTTGGACCCCTTGTTTATTCAGTATATACTTTATTGACAGGGTTTTTTTCACTTTACTTTTTAAAAAGTTATCAGGTAATTTCCTGGGCTCTTTCAATCATATCGACCATAATTTTTATGGAGGTGTTATTATGAAAAAAATACTTTTTCTCCTTATAGTTTTATTTTCAATTTCAATTTTTGCAAGTCTTACAGTTATACCTGATGCAACAGTTGTAGAAGTTGGAAGCCCGTTAGGAATAAAGGTGATTTCTGATAAAACAGTATTTGTTGAATTTAGTCTTGGTGGTTTTGAACCAGCTGATGTGGTATTTGATGGAATTGCTGGAGACTCATATGTTTATTACATTGCTCCTTTAATTGAAGCGAGTGACACTCTTATTTTCAAAACATCGAATGAGTCAACGTCGATAACTATTTACTTTGTTAAAAGTAGTGAAGAGGTAAAAAATAAATCATTTGCAAAGGTCAAAAGTTTTTCTGGACACGTTGCAATTAAGAAAGGAGACCTTTGGAATTCAATAACATCTGAGACGGTAATTGAAGAAGGAGACGAAATATTAACAATGGAAAATTCCTTTGTTGAAGTAGAGTTTGAAGATGGTAGTGTATCAAAAATACTAGAAAATTCCCAGGTTTTATTCGAAAGAATTAGATACGACAAAGGTGTAGTTGACATAGTAATGGACCTAAAAAAAGGAAAAAGTTATAATATAGTTCAAAAGCTTTTGAATAAGTTTTCAAAGTTTAGAATAAAAACCGAGAGTGTCACAGCAGGTGTTAGAGGAACAAGATTTGCTGTTTTTGAAAATGGAAAAATATTAACGTACGAAGGATCAGTGTTTGCCTATTTTTCAGATGGAAAGGTTTTACCGGTTAAAGAAGGATACGCTTTAGAATCATTTGAAAAACCGAAAAAGGTAGATATACCTGAAGAGGAATTTGTTAAAGTGATGCCCGAAAAGCCAACAACTAAAAAAGAAGAGGTTAAGGAAAAAGAGAAAACAACGTCTATACAACCGAGCGTTCCTCCAGTTTCTGTTGGACCTGTTAGAAAAGGTAATGATTATTATATGGTTTATTCGATAGCTCCTGAGTTTGATTTTGGTTTAGTAAGAGTTGGAGTTGGATTTACTGCGTATTCTACTGATGTTTCAGGTAATTTGTATTATGGACTTCCTTCGGATAATCCAAGTACAAATATAATCAATGGACTTACATTAAACTCTTTGGCCTTTAAAATTTTTAATGTGGATTTTAGATACGGTAATATGCTTCCAAAGTCACTTGGGCTTGGATTTACAACTAGAAATTATTACAACCCATTTTCAAAGAGTTTTGATATTGAATATGATAGTGATAAATTTTTGTTGTATGCTCGACTACCGTATGAGCTTTCAAAGATTTATCCAATTGAATTTTTAACGTCTGATTCTATTTTCTTGGCTGAGGCTAGCATAAAATTTAATTTACCATTTATTGGAGAATCAAGCATTGGTGTAGGTGTTACTATTGATACGCAGGCAAGTTCAGCTTTCCTAGAAGATATTTCTGCAACGCCGGTTGAATCTGCATATTCACTATTTTTGAAAAAAGAAATTTTTAAGAACTTTGATTTTGGAATAGAATTGTCTGTTGAAAATGGCTTAAATGACTATTCATTAGGAAGCTTTGCAGGCTTTTATGGTAACTTTTCATTTGTTAATCTAACCGCAGGTATATATTATTACCTAGATGGATTTGTACCTTTCTATTTTAATAATAACTACTCTTATTTAAAGAGTACTAATAAATTACCAGCTATGGATAGTAAAAGTTCCTCAGGATATCTTTCTGGCTTTGACTTTGATACAAGTTTTGCTAAGGGTAAATTATATCTATATGGAACATTAACCAATTTTTCAAGCTCTACTCTTGAAGGACAAATTGAGATATCAATTCCTCAAATTGGAACTTTTAGTGGTTTGTCTATAGCTGGATATTACTTTGATAAAACACCATTTGAAGGAAGTTTGTTCAGTTTAGACACAACATCTTATTTAAAAATTATTTATCCTTTAGCTGGAGAATCATTCTCAGCAGGAGTAATATTTATGTGGGATGGAGAAAAGTGGAATGAAAATGTAATTATCGGAGTGGATCTTTGGAGGTGATAGATTGTATGCACCTTATTGGGTATCTGGGTACATTATTGATAAGGAAATAATTGGAAAAAAAAGTAAGATAAAGGTTAATATAGATGGCATTGAGTTTTATCTTTTAGAGAAAGATATCAACTATTCGATTTTGAAAATGCTTGTGAGGCATGCAAAGAAAAAAAGTCTAAAAATATTAGATGATGTTGAGAAAGTTTCGTTTATGGCTGCAAAACTTAATAGTTCATTGCGACTTTCTACTTTGCTAAAAAATATTCAGGAAAGTATATGCAATATTTTAGATGCAGAAGCTGCTTCTGTGTTACTTTTAAAAGATGATCACTTGCAATTTCTTGTTACTGTTGGAAAGGCGAGCGGAAAGATAGAAAGTATACCAGTCCCTATGGAATCAATTGCTGGGACAATATATAAAAGTGGAAAAGCTATGGTTTTTAACGACCTTTCTAAAGCTCCACACTTTAAGAAAGTTGATAAAGTTTCAAAGTTTAAAACTAAAAATATTGTAGGTGCACCAATATATTCAGATCAAGAAAAAGTTGGAGTAATTGAGGTTTTAAATAAAGAGGATGGATTTAATGATAGAGACGCAAAGATAGTTGAATTATTTGCAAAGTTAATAGGAAAGAAGTTATTGAGTACATGGGAACATGAAAAGTTTAGTAAGCTGTTTAAAAACATAATTCTTGCGTTTTCTACAATGATAGATAAAAGGGATAAATATACACATATGCATTCTAAAAATGTAGCGTATATTTCAAGGTTAATAGGAGAAGAACTTGGTTTTTCTGAACATACCCTTGAACAGATAGAATATTCTGCAATTTTACATGATGTAGGAAAAATTGGTATTCCTGACAGCTTGTTGCTAAAAAAGGGGAAATTAACAGATGAAGAATATAAAATTATTCAGTCACATACTGTAATGGGTGCAGAAATTTTAGAAGAAATAAAACATACAACTTATGACATTATTTCTGGAGCTTTAGAGCACCATGAAAGACTTGATGGAACTGGTTATCCTTATGGAAAGAAAAATGGAGAAATAAGTCTTTTTGGAAGAATAATTGCCATTGCTGATGTCTACGATGCTTTAACTGCAAAAAGACCTTATAAAGAACCATGGCCGAAAGAAAAGGTATTGAAAATTTTAAGACAAGATAGTGAAAATGGAAAATTTGATATTAAACTTGTTGAAATACTAGAAAAAATTGCCCCCTAACAGGGGCAATTTCTGGCTGGGAGGGGTGGATTCGAACCACCACTGGCGGATCCAGAGTCCGCAGTCCTGCCATTAGACGACCTCCCAATTACATATTTAATTTTATCATATTAAATGATAAAATCAAGATATAAAAAGTGAGGTGAATCATATGAGTCTGTTGAAAATCCTTGGTCCAGTGATGGTAGGACCATCGAGTTCTCATACTTTGGGAGCATTGAAAATTTCAAGATTTGCTTATAAATTAGTTGGAAAAACTCCTGATAGAGTTACATTTTTACTTCATGGTTCTTTTTCAAAAACATACAAGGGTCATGGAACGGATAGGGCTCTTCTTGCTGGGATAATGGGATTTAAACAGGATGATCCAAGAATAAAAGATGCATTTAAAATTGCAAATGAAAGAGGTCTTGAGTATTCTTTTGAAATTCAGGATTTGGGTGAAGTACATCCAAATACTGTGAGAATAAAGTTTGAAGTTGATGGCATCTCCCATGAAATAGAAGGTTCATCAATAGGTGGTGGAGATATAAAAATTACAAATATAGATTCTGTTCCCTGTGATTTGTCATGGGACTATGACACACTTGTTATTGTTAACAAAGATATTCCAAAGGCACTTGAGAAAATTCTTGATGCGATAAATGTTAATGTTGCAAATCTATATTTAAGAAGAATAAATGCCTTACTTGAGAGGGCGCTAACAATTGTGGAACTTGATGAGCCTATAGACAATTTAGAAGAAATTACAAAGATTCCATACGTTTATGAATGCTATTTTATTGGGAGGGACTATTGATGACCTGGAAAGAAATAAGTGAAATGTCGAAAAATATGGAGCTTCATGAAGTTATATTAACACTTGAAATGCTTGAGAATGGTGATGATCCAGTAAATCTTAAGAATATGCTAGGGGATATTTTAAAAGTAATTTTGGAAGAATCAGAAAAACAGTATGGTAAAAAACAAAAAACTTTAACAGGTCTTACTGGAGAAAATGCATTTAAATTTAGGAATTATTCTCCAAAATTAATGGGTGAGTTCAATTATATTGCTACTACAACAGCACTTTCAATTGCAGAAAGCAATGCTTCAATGGGAAGAATAGCTGCGTGTCCTACAGCGGGTTCCTCGGGAATTATTCCAGGAGTATATTATTCCTTGTATAAATTATTTAACCCAAGTTTTGAAGATCTTTTAAATTCATTTATAGTTTCAGGTGGTGTAGGAAACGTTATTGCAAAAAAAGCAACACTTTCCGGTGCGGCGGGAGGTTGTCAAGCAGAAATTGCTGCTGCCGCAGCAATGGCAGCTGCAGGGCTTTCTTATTTTTTTATAAAATCCGCTGATGTTGCAGGTAATGCAGCAGCACTTGCGCTTAAATCACTTATGGGCCTTGTTTGTGATCCAGTAGGTGGATTTGTAGAAGTTCCATGTGTAAAAAGAAATGGAAATATAGTTAATTTGGCAATTTCTTCCGCAGAACTTGCTATGTCAGGAATAAAAAGCGTAATTCCATTGGATGAAGTTATTGATGCAATGTATAAAGTAGGAAAAAGTCTTCCTGAATCTTTACGTGAAACTGGTGAGGGTGGAATTGCTGCTACTCCGACTGCAAGAAAATTAATTGATAATATTAAAAATAATCTTTTTTAGCATTTTATACGATATTATCATAAAATATTCAAAAATATAGCGTTTTTACTCCTCCATACAACAGTTTACAACATTCTTTTATAATGTTATAATTTTTATTGAAAAAATATTTACTAAAAGTTTACAAAATTCTTAGTAAAAGGGGGGAGTAAGATGGTTGATGGAAATATAGAAAAGTTAAAAAGATGGTTAGATTCAAATCCGACCATTCAGGAGTTAAAATCTCAGGCAAGAATTTTGGGTTTAAAGGTAAAAAGGATGATGAAAAAAAGAGAAGTAATTAAACTTATAGAGGGTTACATTAATCAAATGCAAGAGCTTCAGGAAATTCAGAGACCTAGTTCGGCAAATTCTGCAAATAATGTAAAAGAAGATCAAGAAATTAAGCAAGAAGAGGATATTAAACTTCCAGAAAGTTACAATAAAAACAAGCTTGTTGTTTTACCGGTAAATCCAAATTGGTTACATGTTTATTGGGACCTTTCTGACAAAACTAGAGAATCTTTAATGAATCTTCCAAATGGTTTTAGAATCGTATTAAGAATATATGATGTAACTTTCATAGATTTCAATGGTAATAATGCACATCGAACTTTTGAAATTTCGATTGATTTAAGAACAATGAAAAATAACTATGTTAATGTTCCTATGCCGAATGCAGATTATCTTGCAGAGTTAGGATATGTATCCCCCGATGGAGAATTTCACCCAATTATACGTTCCAATCTTTGTAAAACTCCCCCAAATTCTCCAAGTCAAAGCACACGTGAAAGATGGCTGGATATAAGGAAAAAGAGAAAAATAGTTACCCCTTCAGATGGTGTTTTAGTAAAAGAAGTTGAAACCATTCCAGGATCTATTTTTAACAACAATCCTTTGTCCAAGGAAGAATCTATTTGGCAGCTCTTTAGCAGGCTCAGAAGCGGAAGGGGGATGTGATTATGCCAAAGGGAAATGTTGTATTTGTTTTGCATGCACATTTGCCATATATTCATCATCCAGAGTATAAATTCTTTCTTGAAGAAAATTGGCTGTTTGAAGCTATAACGGAGACGTATGTTCCGCTACTTAGAATGTTTAAGCGACTTGAAAAAGAAGGGATAAAATTTAATCTAACGATGTCAATTACTCCACCTTTGATGGAAATGCTAGCAAATAAATCTTTACAAGAAAAGTACATAAATAGGATGACAAAGTTAATTGAACTTGCTGGAAAAGAAATAGAAAGAACAAAAAGTGAAAATCCAAAAAAACATAAAATGGCAAAGTATTATTATGAGGATTTAAAAGAAATATTGTATATATTTAAAGATGTATACAATGGAAATATATTGAACGGATTTAAAGAGTATTTGGAAAAAGATAGATTGGATATAATAACTTGTAATGCAACACATGGTTTTCTTCCGTTAATGGAAATGTATCCTCAAGCAATTAGGGCTCAGATTGAACAGGGAATTAAAACATATGAAAAACATATGGGAAGAAAACCAAGAGGAATATGGCTTGCAGAATCTGCCTATTTTTCTGGACTTGATAAGTATCTTAGTGAATATGGAATCGAATATTTCTTTGTGGATTCTCACGGTTTTTGGTATGCTGATGAAAGACCTAAATATGGTGTTTACAGACCTATAATTACTCCAAATAATGTCTTTGTATTTGCTAGAGATCCAGAAAGTAGTGAGCAGGTTTGGAGCGCAGAAATAGGTTATCCTGGTGATGGACGATACAGAGAATTTTATAGAGATATAGGATTTGATCGAGAGTTTGAATACATAAAACCATATATTGATCCAAGTGGAGTTAGGATGAATACAGGAATTAAGTATCATAAAATAACCAGTAAACAAACTCCTCAAAATCAAAAGGATTTTTACGATATAGATGAAGCAATTCTGGCAGCAAAAGAGCATGCTATGGATTTTTTAAGAAAGAAAGAGCAACAATCTAAAAAATTGATTAGCTTGTTTAATGGAATTGAACCAGTCATAGTCGCTCCTTTTGATGCAGAACTTTTTGGCCATTGGTGGTATGAAGGCCCAATCTTCCTTGAAGAATTTATGCGACAGGCTTCAAAAAGTTCTTTGGTAAGAACATTAAAGGCTTCTGATGTTGTAGATATAGTAGAAAAAGTACAGATTGCAACTCCTGCCACCTCTACATGGGGTGCAAATGGATACAATGAAGTGTGGTTGAATGGAACCAACGATTGGATTTATCCCCATCTTCACGAAATGGTAGAAAAAATAACTGAACTTGCACAAAAGTATCCTAACAAGGATGAGGTTGAACCTGAAATAAGAAGGGCATTAAATCAAATGGCCAGAGAATTATTGCTTGCTCAATCAAGTGATTGGGCGTTTATAATGACAACAAGGACAAGTGTTGAATATGCTGTTAATAGGACTAAAACTCACATAAAGCGCTTTTTGGAGTTATATGACATGGTTAATAACGGGAAAGTAGATACAAAAAAACTTTCATATTATGAATGGACAGATGATATTTTCTCTGATATTGATTATACAATGTATTTGAAAACAGATAAGTAAAATTAATTAATCCATAGTTGTTAACAGAACAAAAACACATTTGAAACTTTTTTACGTTTGTAGAATATCCTTTTAGGTGGTAAAATAGTCATGGGAATACTTTCACATTATTGACATTTAGATACAAACTATACTTGTTTTAGTGTTTAAAAAATCTTTTTTGTAAGGAGGGAGATAACAGTGCCCGCAAAATATTTTGAGATTAGATGGCATGCAAGAGCAGGGCAAGGTGCAAAGAGTGCCTCCCAGATGCTTGCAGAGGCAGCTCTTGAAATGGGAAAATACGTTCAATCTTTCCCAGAATATGGTGCAGAAAGAACAGGAGCACCAATGAAGGCTTTTAATCGTGTTGCCGATGAACCAATTTTAGTCCATAGTTCAGTTGATAATCCAGATGTTGTAGTTATAATTGATGATACCATGTTAGGACAACCAATGCTTACCGAAGGAACAGATGAAAACACTGTATTTATAGTAAATACCGTTAAAGATGCTGAATATGTGAGACAGAAACTTGGAGCAAAAGGGAAAGTTTGTACAATTGCTGCAACAGATATTGCACTTGAGGAAATTAAAAGAGGTATTCCAAATACTGTTATGTTAGGTGCTATTGCAAAAGTTACAGGAATAATAACACTTGAAAGTGTAGAACAAAGAATTAAAAAGGCATTTGCTAAAAAATTCCCTGAAGAAGTTGTAGAAGCAAATGTTAGAGCCCTTCGCCGTGGATTTGAGGAGGTGAAATGCAATGGCTGAACTCAAAGGATGGAAAGATATTCCAATTGGCGGAGT
This DNA window, taken from Thermosipho africanus Ob7, encodes the following:
- a CDS encoding DUF4912 domain-containing protein, with the protein product MVDGNIEKLKRWLDSNPTIQELKSQARILGLKVKRMMKKREVIKLIEGYINQMQELQEIQRPSSANSANNVKEDQEIKQEEDIKLPESYNKNKLVVLPVNPNWLHVYWDLSDKTRESLMNLPNGFRIVLRIYDVTFIDFNGNNAHRTFEISIDLRTMKNNYVNVPMPNADYLAELGYVSPDGEFHPIIRSNLCKTPPNSPSQSTRERWLDIRKKRKIVTPSDGVLVKEVETIPGSIFNNNPLSKEESIWQLFSRLRSGRGM
- a CDS encoding DUF3307 domain-containing protein; translated protein: MDRFIHLFLGHLVGDYVLQNKFIASYKQKKLKVLLMHIILIFFSQVAFFAGKDFNINSIYIISFVTLSHFFIDFFKYKNNNKPFFKSPKYYLIDQLMHIFTLFLASIFSTQTFFYIPNKLAVILISAIFNAYFLGIYTFILKNNVGEYKRDFVGYIVRGLCPIFYIFGPLVYSVYTLLTGFFSLYFLKSYQVISWALSIISTIIFMEVLL
- a CDS encoding HD domain-containing phosphohydrolase, whose protein sequence is MYAPYWVSGYIIDKEIIGKKSKIKVNIDGIEFYLLEKDINYSILKMLVRHAKKKSLKILDDVEKVSFMAAKLNSSLRLSTLLKNIQESICNILDAEAASVLLLKDDHLQFLVTVGKASGKIESIPVPMESIAGTIYKSGKAMVFNDLSKAPHFKKVDKVSKFKTKNIVGAPIYSDQEKVGVIEVLNKEDGFNDRDAKIVELFAKLIGKKLLSTWEHEKFSKLFKNIILAFSTMIDKRDKYTHMHSKNVAYISRLIGEELGFSEHTLEQIEYSAILHDVGKIGIPDSLLLKKGKLTDEEYKIIQSHTVMGAEILEEIKHTTYDIISGALEHHERLDGTGYPYGKKNGEISLFGRIIAIADVYDALTAKRPYKEPWPKEKVLKILRQDSENGKFDIKLVEILEKIAP
- the sdaAA gene encoding L-serine ammonia-lyase, iron-sulfur-dependent, subunit alpha; this translates as MTWKEISEMSKNMELHEVILTLEMLENGDDPVNLKNMLGDILKVILEESEKQYGKKQKTLTGLTGENAFKFRNYSPKLMGEFNYIATTTALSIAESNASMGRIAACPTAGSSGIIPGVYYSLYKLFNPSFEDLLNSFIVSGGVGNVIAKKATLSGAAGGCQAEIAAAAAMAAAGLSYFFIKSADVAGNAAALALKSLMGLVCDPVGGFVEVPCVKRNGNIVNLAISSAELAMSGIKSVIPLDEVIDAMYKVGKSLPESLRETGEGGIAATPTARKLIDNIKNNLF
- a CDS encoding glycoside hydrolase family 57 protein gives rise to the protein MPKGNVVFVLHAHLPYIHHPEYKFFLEENWLFEAITETYVPLLRMFKRLEKEGIKFNLTMSITPPLMEMLANKSLQEKYINRMTKLIELAGKEIERTKSENPKKHKMAKYYYEDLKEILYIFKDVYNGNILNGFKEYLEKDRLDIITCNATHGFLPLMEMYPQAIRAQIEQGIKTYEKHMGRKPRGIWLAESAYFSGLDKYLSEYGIEYFFVDSHGFWYADERPKYGVYRPIITPNNVFVFARDPESSEQVWSAEIGYPGDGRYREFYRDIGFDREFEYIKPYIDPSGVRMNTGIKYHKITSKQTPQNQKDFYDIDEAILAAKEHAMDFLRKKEQQSKKLISLFNGIEPVIVAPFDAELFGHWWYEGPIFLEEFMRQASKSSLVRTLKASDVVDIVEKVQIATPATSTWGANGYNEVWLNGTNDWIYPHLHEMVEKITELAQKYPNKDEVEPEIRRALNQMARELLLAQSSDWAFIMTTRTSVEYAVNRTKTHIKRFLELYDMVNNGKVDTKKLSYYEWTDDIFSDIDYTMYLKTDK
- a CDS encoding CHASE2 domain-containing protein, with amino-acid sequence MKILYYLSAILIIVYGLFLLFQVPFIDFFELKIMDLFYRIRGLVNISPDVVIVGIDEYSLTSLEAEKDVWPWSRHHYGKVVKNLFNAGAKVVVFDVSFTEEDETNPMYDNYFASIISKYKNVILGTYLINEKDTYQKYNEKIKEKLENNITYLNYTYKMKNFKSLDFIQPIEIYKVRPPILKFSSLVPSATYEIGEIDVDGVVRSLPLFFKELWANEMGISSGFLPHMDVLAVAMFKNADLTNLIVDFDKRIVEIKDLKIPFDLNGLFKIFYYGNNIFKEISFYDIETGNFNKDIFKNKIVIIGYTATAKGLYDLRITPFSNNTPGVYIHATAIQNMLSGDTLIRASTWLRLLFTTLAIIYVLLFSRSKNIKVNILALLSVPLIFLVSYMLFLNQVYLDSFFPVVSCIILSTTNISKNLIQENKEKKKIKEYLYRYVPDNVADYLIKSGKLTLGGETRNIVVLFSDIKGFTSLSEKLDAKELVELLNSYLTRMSDIIKNKYNGTIDKFVGDAIMAVFGAPISFEDDIERALKCALEMRQELRKFNSENNMNLDSGIGIHFGPAIVGNIGAPFRMDYTSIGDTVNTCSRIEHLTRELPANVIVSESVYKLAKEKFEFIFLGEYRVKGKSMPLKLYELKGEKNV
- the sdaAB gene encoding L-serine ammonia-lyase, iron-sulfur-dependent subunit beta, giving the protein MSLLKILGPVMVGPSSSHTLGALKISRFAYKLVGKTPDRVTFLLHGSFSKTYKGHGTDRALLAGIMGFKQDDPRIKDAFKIANERGLEYSFEIQDLGEVHPNTVRIKFEVDGISHEIEGSSIGGGDIKITNIDSVPCDLSWDYDTLVIVNKDIPKALEKILDAINVNVANLYLRRINALLERALTIVELDEPIDNLEEITKIPYVYECYFIGRDY
- a CDS encoding FecR family protein yields the protein MKKILFLLIVLFSISIFASLTVIPDATVVEVGSPLGIKVISDKTVFVEFSLGGFEPADVVFDGIAGDSYVYYIAPLIEASDTLIFKTSNESTSITIYFVKSSEEVKNKSFAKVKSFSGHVAIKKGDLWNSITSETVIEEGDEILTMENSFVEVEFEDGSVSKILENSQVLFERIRYDKGVVDIVMDLKKGKSYNIVQKLLNKFSKFRIKTESVTAGVRGTRFAVFENGKILTYEGSVFAYFSDGKVLPVKEGYALESFEKPKKVDIPEEEFVKVMPEKPTTKKEEVKEKEKTTSIQPSVPPVSVGPVRKGNDYYMVYSIAPEFDFGLVRVGVGFTAYSTDVSGNLYYGLPSDNPSTNIINGLTLNSLAFKIFNVDFRYGNMLPKSLGLGFTTRNYYNPFSKSFDIEYDSDKFLLYARLPYELSKIYPIEFLTSDSIFLAEASIKFNLPFIGESSIGVGVTIDTQASSAFLEDISATPVESAYSLFLKKEIFKNFDFGIELSVENGLNDYSLGSFAGFYGNFSFVNLTAGIYYYLDGFVPFYFNNNYSYLKSTNKLPAMDSKSSSGYLSGFDFDTSFAKGKLYLYGTLTNFSSSTLEGQIEISIPQIGTFSGLSIAGYYFDKTPFEGSLFSLDTTSYLKIIYPLAGESFSAGVIFMWDGEKWNENVIIGVDLWR
- a CDS encoding HD-GYP domain-containing protein, with the protein product MFEFKNLVVDSFGKAGKKVILKLDIKDHTIEIYDALPDYETLYFIANFFEIFDPKFSENIISKIINSNNLDDVLNAMKKVWDLDDVLYDENNFEIEFSNNTFYFPIYSKTAGRLGTIILKGNLSSEFILNFLAISDAITSILEGFILKMRVSELLYSTLEALSKALTKKINVDEKLQKEIENKIIAIGEKFNIPKDILKIASKIYDLGKIGVPDYVFSKKELSKEDLEILNKHVEYGYEILSKIEDIPDQILKAVLYHHEKKDGSGPLKVKNVPLLAQIIGIVLEVVENKTPIDALQGKYDEKLIEEMKKNG
- a CDS encoding 2-oxoacid:acceptor oxidoreductase family protein encodes the protein MPAKYFEIRWHARAGQGAKSASQMLAEAALEMGKYVQSFPEYGAERTGAPMKAFNRVADEPILVHSSVDNPDVVVIIDDTMLGQPMLTEGTDENTVFIVNTVKDAEYVRQKLGAKGKVCTIAATDIALEEIKRGIPNTVMLGAIAKVTGIITLESVEQRIKKAFAKKFPEEVVEANVRALRRGFEEVKCNG